A portion of the Oxynema aestuarii AP17 genome contains these proteins:
- a CDS encoding bifunctional pantoate--beta-alanine ligase/(d)CMP kinase yields MVKLFAEIAPLRYELKQYRPRQSIALVPTMGALHRGHLSLIERAREENEIVVVSIFVNPLQFGPNEDFQQYPRTLERDRDICDRAGVDVIFAPNAAEMLGDPNTSSEDTPPAPLRERTVVIPPQSMTRHLCGRSRVGHFQGVATIVTKLLDIVQPDRAYFGQKDAQQLAIVRRLVADLNLPVEIVGCPIVREASGLAMSSRNRYLTDEQKQEAAALYRSLCKARQIFRGGERSAAAIIATVKAELSAIEAIELEYCELVEPTTLKPLETIEESGLLAVAARVGPTRAIDNIMLHDRQAIVAIDGPAGAGKSTVARLVARELGLMYLDTGAMYRAVTWLLRDRDIPLDDEAAVAEVVAEAEIRLQVPDDDPQAPCPVWINDRDVTEAIRSLDVTAHVSAVAALGCVRRYLLKQQQRYGRQGGVVAEGRDIGTHVFPDAELKIFLTASVEERARRRHQDLADRGEGQIGLERLARDLQERDRKDSTREIAPLTKAPDAIEIETDGLSIEQVVRAIVDRYRDRHL; encoded by the coding sequence GTGGTAAAACTTTTTGCCGAAATCGCGCCGTTGCGTTACGAGTTAAAGCAATATCGACCCCGGCAATCGATCGCCTTGGTGCCGACCATGGGAGCGTTACATCGCGGACACCTGAGTTTGATCGAACGGGCGAGAGAAGAGAACGAGATCGTCGTCGTCAGTATTTTTGTCAATCCTTTGCAGTTCGGCCCGAATGAAGATTTTCAGCAATATCCCCGGACGTTAGAACGCGATCGCGATATTTGCGATCGCGCGGGGGTGGATGTGATTTTTGCGCCGAATGCGGCAGAAATGTTAGGCGATCCCAACACTTCATCGGAGGATACGCCTCCGGCGCCGCTACGGGAACGCACCGTGGTGATTCCGCCTCAGTCGATGACCCGACATCTGTGCGGGCGATCGCGCGTCGGTCATTTCCAAGGGGTGGCGACGATCGTCACCAAGCTGCTCGATATCGTCCAACCCGATCGCGCCTATTTCGGACAGAAGGACGCCCAACAGCTCGCGATCGTCCGGCGTTTGGTCGCCGATCTCAACTTACCCGTGGAGATTGTCGGCTGTCCGATCGTGCGCGAAGCCTCCGGATTGGCGATGAGTTCGCGCAATCGCTATTTAACTGACGAACAGAAACAAGAAGCGGCAGCACTCTATCGCAGTTTGTGCAAAGCCCGTCAGATCTTTCGTGGGGGAGAGCGATCGGCGGCGGCTATAATTGCAACGGTTAAAGCAGAACTGTCTGCAATTGAGGCAATCGAACTGGAGTATTGCGAATTGGTCGAACCGACGACATTAAAACCCTTAGAGACGATTGAAGAATCTGGATTGTTAGCTGTTGCCGCCCGAGTCGGTCCCACTCGCGCGATCGACAATATTATGCTGCACGACCGCCAAGCCATTGTCGCGATCGACGGTCCGGCAGGGGCGGGCAAATCCACGGTAGCGCGCTTGGTCGCCCGAGAATTGGGATTGATGTATCTCGATACGGGGGCGATGTATCGCGCCGTGACTTGGTTGTTGCGCGATCGCGACATTCCCCTCGACGATGAAGCTGCCGTGGCGGAAGTGGTCGCCGAAGCTGAAATTCGCTTGCAAGTCCCGGACGACGATCCGCAAGCACCTTGCCCAGTGTGGATTAACGATCGCGACGTTACCGAAGCGATCCGCTCTTTGGACGTGACCGCCCACGTGTCTGCCGTCGCCGCCTTGGGCTGCGTGCGTCGCTATTTGTTGAAACAACAACAGCGTTACGGTCGTCAGGGCGGCGTAGTCGCAGAAGGACGCGATATTGGCACCCACGTGTTCCCCGATGCGGAGTTGAAGATTTTTTTAACTGCATCGGTAGAAGAACGCGCCCGTCGCCGCCATCAAGATCTCGCCGATCGCGGTGAGGGACAGATCGGTCTCGAACGACTCGCCCGGGATTTACAGGAACGCGATCGTAAAGATAGTACGCGGGAAATTGCTCCCCTGACTAAAGCTCCCGACGCGATCGAAATCGAGACGGACGGTCTGAGCATCGAACAAGTGGTGCGCGCGATCGTCGATCGATATCGCGATCGCCATTTGTAA
- a CDS encoding septal ring lytic transglycosylase RlpA family protein, protein MKQRFWWTTAVVLVTAFGATSSSHAQQNRPVDGSGEPSLRASQSGDPTQPQAQTVSSEANSPQARRSTDPIEVRESPSQTEAGPSEILTKIHAHQFNGRSAATLYVRDLPVVTFLGSAVNRERATATVTKVAAALGDTGATTKQEEPEVKPATRAKYEEFESVTNIGTVAPSALSLLSRTIAANSEVDRSDPVWRASAIAAKLNQIERTNAPVEIALTWNGLVDKDGEIVSESYLIKVDDEALLVVDENTRLPDTTANLEQDALQMTNRLRRLVADAAPLSQVANKPKPKPKAPEIVTSPVQFVVNGWASWYGPGFHGRLSASGEVFDQNALTAAHRTLPFGTEVRVTNLNNGRSIVVRINDRGPFVGNRVIDLSAAAAQVLGMMDTGIAPVRLDILGARTTASNVR, encoded by the coding sequence ATGAAGCAAAGATTTTGGTGGACTACTGCGGTCGTGCTGGTCACGGCGTTCGGGGCGACTTCCTCCAGTCACGCACAGCAGAATCGGCCCGTTGACGGGAGTGGAGAGCCAAGCTTACGAGCCTCCCAATCCGGAGATCCCACACAACCGCAAGCGCAGACCGTCTCGTCTGAAGCGAACTCGCCGCAAGCGCGTCGTTCGACCGACCCGATCGAAGTGCGCGAGTCCCCGTCCCAAACCGAAGCGGGCCCAAGCGAGATCTTGACCAAGATTCACGCGCACCAATTCAACGGGCGATCGGCAGCCACCCTGTACGTGCGAGATCTTCCAGTCGTCACCTTCTTGGGAAGTGCCGTCAATCGCGAACGGGCCACGGCGACGGTCACCAAAGTGGCGGCAGCACTGGGCGACACAGGTGCGACGACCAAACAGGAAGAACCCGAGGTCAAGCCAGCGACTCGGGCGAAGTATGAAGAATTTGAAAGTGTCACCAATATTGGAACTGTGGCACCATCGGCATTATCGCTGCTTTCTCGGACGATCGCCGCCAATAGCGAGGTAGACAGGAGCGATCCCGTATGGCGGGCCAGCGCGATCGCCGCCAAGTTGAACCAGATCGAGCGCACCAATGCCCCCGTAGAGATTGCCTTGACCTGGAATGGTTTAGTCGATAAAGACGGCGAAATCGTCAGTGAAAGTTATTTGATTAAAGTCGATGACGAAGCGTTATTAGTCGTCGATGAGAATACCCGGCTTCCCGACACCACCGCCAACTTGGAGCAAGATGCGCTGCAGATGACCAATCGCCTGCGCCGTCTGGTCGCCGATGCGGCGCCGTTGAGTCAAGTGGCGAACAAACCCAAGCCCAAACCGAAAGCCCCCGAGATCGTCACCAGTCCCGTTCAATTTGTCGTTAACGGCTGGGCCTCGTGGTACGGTCCGGGATTTCACGGACGCTTGAGCGCCAGTGGCGAAGTGTTCGATCAAAACGCCCTCACCGCAGCCCACCGAACCTTGCCGTTCGGAACCGAGGTGCGGGTGACGAATTTGAACAACGGGCGATCGATCGTGGTGCGGATCAACGATCGCGGGCCGTTCGTCGGCAATCGCGTGATCGATTTGTCCGCCGCCGCCGCTCAAGTGTTGGGGATGATGGATACGGGCATCGCCCCGGTTCGCCTGGATATTTTGGGAGCGCGTACCACCGCCTCGAACGTCCGCTAA
- the purM gene encoding phosphoribosylformylglycinamidine cyclo-ligase has translation MDYREAGVDVEAGRAFVEKIRHLVESTHRPEVLGGIGGFSGFFELPAGYRQPVLVSGTDGVGTKLKLAQQLNRHDTVGIDLVAMCVNDVLTSGAEPLFFLDYLATGKLEAEQLADVVKGIARGCQEAGCALQGGETAEMPGFYGPGEYDLAGFCVGVAEKSELLDGSRVTVGDVAIGLASSGVHSNGFSLVRKIVSDRGWNWSDRPEELGTSLGEILLTPTRIYVKPILEARRQGIEIRAMAHITGGGLPENLPRCLPEDKAIAIDPASWSVPPIFQWLARTGGVALPEMFDTFNMGIGFVLVVSASQQEEALQWFTSQGIEARAIGEVIAGDRRLTGIPKAS, from the coding sequence ATGGATTATCGAGAAGCCGGGGTTGACGTCGAAGCGGGACGAGCATTTGTCGAAAAAATCCGCCATTTAGTCGAAAGTACGCACCGACCGGAAGTTTTAGGGGGAATTGGCGGATTTAGCGGTTTTTTTGAACTGCCCGCCGGATACCGACAACCCGTGTTAGTGTCCGGAACCGATGGCGTCGGAACCAAACTCAAATTAGCGCAGCAGTTGAACCGCCACGACACCGTAGGGATCGACCTCGTGGCGATGTGTGTCAACGACGTTCTGACCTCCGGGGCCGAACCGCTCTTTTTTCTGGATTATTTAGCGACGGGCAAACTGGAAGCGGAACAACTCGCCGACGTCGTCAAAGGGATTGCCCGGGGGTGCCAAGAGGCCGGATGTGCCCTACAAGGGGGAGAAACGGCGGAAATGCCGGGATTTTACGGGCCGGGAGAGTACGACTTGGCGGGATTTTGCGTGGGGGTCGCGGAAAAAAGCGAATTACTCGACGGGTCCCGGGTGACGGTCGGCGACGTGGCGATCGGATTGGCGAGTTCGGGGGTTCACAGTAATGGGTTCAGCTTAGTGAGAAAAATTGTGAGCGATCGCGGCTGGAACTGGAGCGATCGCCCGGAAGAACTCGGGACCAGTTTGGGAGAGATCTTGCTGACGCCGACGCGCATTTACGTCAAGCCAATTTTGGAAGCGCGCCGCCAGGGGATCGAGATTCGGGCGATGGCGCACATTACCGGGGGCGGGTTGCCGGAGAACTTGCCCCGGTGTTTGCCCGAAGACAAAGCGATCGCGATCGATCCGGCGAGCTGGTCGGTACCGCCGATTTTCCAATGGTTGGCGCGGACTGGAGGGGTGGCCCTGCCGGAAATGTTCGATACCTTTAATATGGGGATTGGTTTTGTGTTAGTGGTGAGTGCTTCGCAACAGGAGGAAGCATTGCAATGGTTTACCAGCCAAGGGATAGAAGCGCGGGCGATCGGTGAAGTGATTGCAGGCGATCGCCGCTTAACGGGCATTCCGAAGGCGAGTTAG
- the nagA gene encoding N-acetylglucosamine-6-phosphate deacetylase, with the protein MSTPTPPLNSSTVSQCVNLDLINAQLPGYNGLHWVRTDREGYIESIQPMRSEKPPAPCLEQWQEMSLLDVNGDWVSLGGVDLQINGALGLAFPEVTDADGDRLQQICDRLWEQGVDGFLPTIVTTSTDKIQRALAAIAAWASRQHPQQQTAQILGVHLEGPFLNPAKRGAHPEADLQPLTRDRVNRVLGEFADLVKIVTLAPELDPSGEVIAELRSRGIVVSLGHSLATAAQANDAFDRGASMVTHAFNAMPSLHHREPGLLGPAILRPDVRCGLIADGQHVCPIAIELLLRSANYGKGVFLVSDALAPLGLPDGVYPWDERQIEVKNGTARLPDGTLAGTTLPLLTGVENLVRWGLCDVGEAIALATVSPRKAIGLPTLTVGQPANLLRWSYREDTGNLSWERLQCDRLGSAKQNRHRNPQSSSSASDP; encoded by the coding sequence ATGAGTACACCAACTCCCCCTCTCAATTCCTCAACAGTGTCTCAGTGCGTCAACTTAGACCTGATTAACGCTCAATTGCCCGGTTACAACGGTCTGCATTGGGTCCGAACCGATCGCGAAGGCTATATCGAATCGATTCAGCCGATGCGCAGTGAAAAACCCCCCGCCCCCTGTTTGGAACAGTGGCAAGAAATGTCCTTGCTCGATGTCAACGGGGATTGGGTCTCTCTCGGCGGCGTAGACCTGCAAATTAACGGCGCTTTGGGCTTGGCGTTTCCCGAGGTCACCGACGCCGACGGCGATCGCCTCCAACAGATTTGCGATCGCCTCTGGGAACAAGGGGTAGACGGCTTTTTACCCACCATTGTCACGACCTCCACTGACAAGATCCAACGGGCCCTCGCCGCGATCGCCGCATGGGCCAGCCGCCAACACCCTCAACAACAAACGGCCCAGATCCTCGGCGTCCACCTCGAAGGTCCCTTTCTCAACCCCGCCAAACGGGGCGCCCATCCTGAAGCCGACCTGCAACCCCTCACCCGCGATCGCGTCAACCGGGTTCTGGGGGAATTTGCCGATCTCGTCAAAATCGTCACCCTCGCCCCGGAACTCGACCCCTCCGGAGAAGTCATCGCCGAGTTGCGATCGCGCGGGATCGTCGTCAGTCTCGGTCATTCCCTCGCAACCGCCGCCCAAGCGAACGACGCCTTCGATCGCGGCGCCTCGATGGTCACCCACGCCTTTAACGCCATGCCGAGTCTGCACCACCGCGAACCCGGCTTACTCGGTCCGGCGATCTTGCGCCCGGACGTGCGCTGCGGCTTAATCGCCGACGGTCAGCACGTCTGCCCGATCGCCATCGAACTACTCCTGCGATCGGCCAACTACGGCAAAGGCGTGTTTCTCGTCAGCGACGCCCTCGCCCCCCTCGGTCTCCCGGATGGGGTCTATCCCTGGGACGAGCGCCAGATCGAAGTCAAAAACGGAACCGCCCGTCTCCCGGACGGCACTCTCGCGGGAACCACCTTACCCCTATTAACGGGAGTCGAGAACTTAGTGCGCTGGGGTTTGTGCGACGTCGGCGAGGCGATCGCCCTGGCGACGGTTTCCCCGCGTAAGGCGATCGGCTTGCCGACTCTCACTGTCGGACAACCCGCCAATCTCCTGCGCTGGTCTTATCGTGAAGATACCGGAAACTTGAGCTGGGAACGCCTCCAATGCGATCGCTTAGGGTCTGCAAAGCAGAATCGCCACCGCAATCCTCAATCCTCATCGTCGGCGAGCGATCCCTAG
- the purE gene encoding 5-(carboxyamino)imidazole ribonucleotide mutase, with product MNEPQIGIIMGSDSDLPTMQAAIAVCEDFEIPVEVAIVSAHRTPNRMVEYAQTAHHRGIKVIIAGAGGAAHLPGMVASLTPLPVIGVPVATRHLQGVDSLYSIVQMPGGIPVATVAIGNAKNAGLLAVQILGATRPELRDRVERYREQLAASVLEKQGRLDELGYQEYLTQMS from the coding sequence ATGAACGAACCTCAAATCGGCATCATTATGGGTAGCGATTCCGACTTGCCGACGATGCAAGCGGCGATCGCGGTTTGCGAAGATTTCGAGATCCCGGTCGAAGTGGCGATCGTCTCGGCGCACCGCACCCCGAATCGGATGGTGGAATACGCCCAAACCGCCCACCACCGGGGGATTAAAGTAATTATTGCCGGAGCTGGAGGGGCGGCGCATTTGCCGGGGATGGTCGCTTCTCTGACGCCGTTACCCGTAATTGGCGTTCCCGTGGCCACCCGTCACCTCCAGGGGGTGGATTCGCTCTATTCGATCGTCCAGATGCCCGGGGGGATTCCGGTGGCGACGGTGGCGATCGGCAATGCTAAAAATGCGGGCTTGTTGGCGGTTCAGATTTTAGGGGCGACTCGGCCCGAATTGCGCGATCGCGTCGAACGTTATCGCGAACAATTAGCCGCGTCCGTCCTCGAAAAACAAGGGCGTTTGGACGAGTTGGGATATCAGGAATATTTAACACAAATGTCTTAA
- a CDS encoding ammonium transporter: MTTKFSFNRKLKRTNKRRSPSRNFRSRQGATFWQSLKQAVGRLSPSWQACLPLASIIVLLWGVAAVAQSPPPAFPEDVTDLAQQNRIALDTMWVVVAAILVIFMNAGFGMLETGFCRQKNAVNILSKNLIVFALATVAFWAIGFGLMFGDGTDFVGMNGFFLAGPDNSPAMEDAYEGVFSSLSWTGVPLAAKFLFQVAFAGTAATIVSGAVAERIKFVDFLIFSLLLVGIAYPITGHWVWGGGWLGNMGFKDFAGSTVVHSVGGWAALTGAYFLGPRLGKYQEGRPSALPGHNMSIATLGCLILWIGWFGFNPGSTMAVNMQIAHIAVTTNIAAATGGIAATIVAWVYLGKPDLSMIINGILAGLVAITAGCDGVSVIGAAIIGAIGGVLVVFSVTFFDRMQIDDPVGATSVHLVNGAWGTFAVGLFNIDAGLFYTGGVQLLGTQLLGIATIGLMTVLVSTIFWVVLKSTLGIRVEAEEELKGLDISEHGMEAYSGFLKDTGGMPRG, from the coding sequence ATGACCACTAAATTCTCGTTTAACCGGAAGTTGAAACGTACAAACAAGCGGCGCTCTCCGTCTCGGAACTTCCGTTCGCGGCAGGGTGCTACGTTTTGGCAATCCTTAAAACAGGCTGTCGGGAGACTCTCCCCAAGCTGGCAGGCTTGTCTGCCCCTAGCCTCCATTATTGTCTTGCTCTGGGGTGTGGCGGCAGTGGCTCAAAGCCCTCCCCCCGCTTTTCCCGAAGATGTCACCGATTTGGCCCAACAAAATCGGATCGCCCTCGATACCATGTGGGTGGTCGTGGCGGCGATCCTCGTGATTTTCATGAACGCGGGCTTCGGGATGTTAGAAACGGGCTTTTGCCGCCAAAAAAATGCCGTCAACATCCTCTCTAAAAACTTAATCGTGTTCGCCCTGGCGACGGTGGCGTTCTGGGCGATCGGTTTCGGCTTGATGTTCGGCGACGGTACGGATTTTGTCGGGATGAACGGCTTTTTCCTCGCCGGACCGGATAACAGTCCGGCCATGGAGGACGCTTACGAAGGGGTGTTCAGTTCCCTGAGTTGGACAGGGGTTCCCCTCGCGGCGAAATTCCTGTTTCAAGTCGCCTTCGCCGGAACCGCCGCCACGATCGTTTCCGGGGCGGTCGCCGAACGGATTAAATTTGTAGACTTTTTGATCTTCAGCCTCTTACTCGTGGGGATTGCTTACCCGATTACCGGACATTGGGTTTGGGGCGGCGGTTGGCTCGGAAATATGGGCTTCAAAGATTTTGCTGGGTCTACCGTGGTTCACTCGGTCGGCGGTTGGGCTGCGTTGACAGGTGCTTATTTCCTCGGGCCTCGTTTGGGTAAATATCAAGAAGGGAGACCGAGTGCGTTACCGGGTCACAACATGAGTATTGCGACCCTCGGTTGTTTGATTCTCTGGATCGGCTGGTTCGGGTTTAACCCGGGTTCGACCATGGCGGTCAACATGCAAATTGCCCATATTGCCGTGACCACGAATATTGCGGCGGCGACGGGCGGAATTGCAGCGACGATCGTCGCTTGGGTTTACCTGGGTAAACCGGATTTATCGATGATTATTAACGGGATCCTGGCCGGACTGGTGGCGATCACGGCGGGCTGCGATGGCGTTAGCGTCATCGGTGCGGCGATTATCGGCGCGATCGGTGGTGTTTTGGTCGTCTTTTCCGTGACGTTCTTCGATCGGATGCAAATTGACGATCCCGTCGGCGCGACCTCGGTTCACTTGGTCAACGGCGCTTGGGGTACTTTTGCCGTGGGACTGTTCAATATCGATGCAGGACTGTTTTACACGGGTGGCGTGCAGTTACTGGGGACTCAGTTGCTCGGGATTGCCACGATCGGATTGATGACGGTCCTCGTTTCGACGATCTTTTGGGTCGTTCTCAAGTCCACTCTGGGTATTCGCGTGGAAGCTGAAGAAGAACTCAAAGGGTTGGATATTAGCGAACACGGGATGGAAGCGTACAGTGGCTTTTTAAAAGATACGGGAGGAATGCCTCGGGGCTAG
- a CDS encoding SGNH/GDSL hydrolase family protein, whose protein sequence is MKSNLAASTATPVPPWAVLSLATNAILLFTVVLLLLETPKTSDSEAVRLDGDRPATPTTAPTPTPTPQLGPRHTWTYEEWVEQLGKEARAIAANPPPRLGILAGDSISLWFPPQLLPPQLTWLNQGISGEISRGLLERLPLFDEVKAEVIFVMIGINDLLRGIPPAQILEHQRLIIRDLLTWHPNSDIVVQSILPHSGPQATWEGRDRLLEIPNEQIESINRELEAIARNEGVRFLNLYPLFANAEGNLKPELSTDGLHLNDEGYEIWRAALMTYIELEL, encoded by the coding sequence GTGAAATCAAATTTAGCCGCTTCTACTGCTACTCCCGTACCGCCGTGGGCCGTGTTGTCTTTGGCGACGAATGCGATTTTGCTGTTTACGGTGGTGTTGCTGCTACTCGAAACGCCAAAAACCAGTGACTCGGAAGCGGTCCGTCTCGACGGCGATCGCCCGGCGACCCCAACGACTGCCCCGACGCCGACGCCAACCCCCCAATTGGGGCCGCGCCATACCTGGACTTACGAAGAATGGGTCGAACAACTGGGCAAAGAAGCTCGGGCGATCGCCGCCAATCCGCCCCCTCGTCTCGGTATTCTCGCCGGGGACTCGATCAGTTTGTGGTTTCCGCCGCAGTTACTGCCCCCCCAACTGACCTGGCTCAATCAAGGGATTTCCGGCGAAATTTCCCGAGGCTTATTAGAACGGCTGCCATTATTTGACGAAGTGAAAGCCGAGGTCATCTTCGTGATGATCGGCATTAATGACTTGTTGCGCGGGATTCCCCCCGCCCAAATTTTAGAGCATCAACGGCTGATTATCCGCGATCTGCTCACCTGGCATCCCAATAGCGATATTGTAGTCCAGTCCATTTTGCCCCATAGCGGGCCACAGGCGACCTGGGAAGGGCGCGATCGCCTGTTGGAGATCCCAAACGAACAAATTGAATCGATCAATCGCGAACTCGAAGCGATCGCCCGCAACGAAGGCGTTCGCTTTCTCAATCTCTATCCCCTGTTCGCCAACGCCGAAGGGAATCTCAAACCGGAGTTAAGTACCGACGGATTGCACCTCAACGATGAAGGGTACGAGATTTGGCGCGCGGCGCTGATGACCTATATTGAGTTGGAACTCTAG
- a CDS encoding 4-hydroxy-3-methylbut-2-enyl diphosphate reductase, whose translation MDTKAFKRSLQRSEKYHRKGFGHDEEVSGVMNSAYQSSLIQEIRDLNYSLTRGDVTIRLAEAFGFCWGVERAVAIAYETRQHFPTERIWITNEIIHNPGVNQHLREMNVDFIDVKNGEKDFSGVGNGDVVILPAFGATVQEMQLLDEKGCTIVDTTCPWVAKVWNSVEKHKKADYTSIIHGKYKHEETLATSSFAGKYLVILNMKEAEYVADYILNGGDKQEFMTKFANATSAGFDPDRDLQRLGIANQTTMLKSETEQLGKLFERTMMKKYGPDKLNEHFMAFNTICDATQERQDAMLNLVEDRLDLMVVIGGFNSSNTTHLQEIAIERGIPSYHIDSPDRILPGNRIEHKPLNKDIEIQENWLPEGKIIVGVTSGASTPDRAVEETLEKIFAQKAAVVV comes from the coding sequence ATGGATACCAAAGCATTTAAGCGATCGCTCCAACGTTCCGAAAAATATCACCGGAAAGGATTCGGTCACGACGAAGAAGTTTCCGGCGTGATGAATAGCGCCTATCAAAGTAGCCTCATTCAAGAAATCCGCGATCTTAACTACAGTCTCACCCGTGGGGACGTGACCATCCGTCTCGCCGAAGCTTTCGGCTTTTGCTGGGGGGTCGAACGGGCCGTGGCGATCGCCTACGAAACTCGTCAACATTTTCCCACCGAACGCATCTGGATTACCAACGAAATTATCCACAATCCCGGCGTCAACCAACACCTGCGCGAGATGAACGTCGATTTTATCGATGTCAAAAACGGTGAAAAAGACTTTTCCGGCGTCGGAAATGGCGACGTGGTCATTCTTCCTGCCTTTGGCGCCACCGTTCAAGAAATGCAACTCCTCGACGAAAAAGGTTGCACCATCGTCGATACTACCTGTCCCTGGGTTGCCAAAGTTTGGAACAGCGTTGAAAAACATAAAAAAGCCGATTACACCTCCATTATTCACGGGAAATACAAACACGAAGAAACCCTGGCGACCAGTTCCTTCGCTGGAAAATATCTGGTGATTCTCAACATGAAAGAAGCCGAATATGTCGCCGACTACATCCTCAACGGCGGCGACAAACAAGAATTTATGACGAAATTCGCCAACGCGACCTCCGCAGGCTTCGATCCCGATCGCGACTTGCAACGGTTGGGAATTGCCAATCAAACCACCATGCTCAAAAGTGAAACCGAACAACTCGGTAAACTGTTCGAGCGCACGATGATGAAAAAATACGGTCCGGATAAATTAAACGAGCATTTTATGGCGTTCAATACCATTTGTGACGCCACCCAAGAACGACAAGATGCGATGTTAAATCTCGTCGAAGATCGACTCGATTTAATGGTTGTCATCGGCGGTTTTAATTCTTCCAATACGACCCACTTACAAGAAATCGCGATCGAGCGGGGGATTCCGTCCTATCATATCGACAGTCCCGATCGCATTCTTCCCGGGAATCGGATCGAACACAAACCGTTAAATAAAGACATCGAAATCCAAGAAAATTGGTTACCCGAAGGTAAAATCATCGTCGGCGTCACCTCCGGTGCTTCCACCCCCGATCGCGCCGTGGAAGAAACCTTAGAAAAGATTTTCGCGCAAAAAGCTGCGGTGGTCGTTTAG
- the dcm gene encoding DNA (cytosine-5-)-methyltransferase encodes MVTVQEAARILGISPDTIRQWEKKQLIRSQKTGDRRKRFEIEQLKRIHNNFLGKPSNSGEFKILTRPPTAYTAIELFSGCGGMALGFENAGLQTQLLVECDRNCTQTLRSNRPQWNVIHEDIAQVNLTEYQHKIDILAGGFPCQAFSYAGLGKGFADVRGTLFFEFARCVDEVRPKIAIAENVRGLLKHDSGRTLTTMLEILEDLGYRVDYKLLRAQFLDVPQKRERLFLIGVRKDYPIQPIFPQEKDYTISVRAALKDCPPSVGTTYPEHKKKVLELVPPGGYWRDLPLEVQKAYMQKSFDLGGGKTGMARRLSWEEPSLTLTCSPAQKQTERCHPQETRPLNIREYARIQTFPDDWQFVGSIASQYRQIGNAVPVNLAYHIGCCAIAILEGKIDRIDRRDRNCREAIASDAISNQ; translated from the coding sequence ATGGTCACCGTCCAAGAAGCTGCCCGAATTTTAGGAATTTCTCCTGACACGATCCGCCAGTGGGAAAAGAAACAATTAATTCGATCGCAAAAAACGGGCGATCGCCGCAAAAGATTTGAAATCGAACAATTAAAAAGAATTCACAATAACTTTTTAGGAAAGCCGTCGAACTCGGGAGAATTCAAAATTTTAACCCGTCCGCCAACTGCGTACACGGCGATCGAGTTATTTTCCGGTTGTGGCGGGATGGCGTTGGGATTTGAAAATGCAGGATTGCAGACTCAATTATTAGTAGAGTGCGATCGCAACTGCACCCAAACGTTAAGATCGAACCGTCCGCAATGGAACGTCATTCACGAAGATATCGCTCAAGTTAATTTAACCGAATATCAACATAAAATCGATATTCTAGCGGGAGGATTCCCCTGTCAGGCGTTCAGTTATGCGGGATTAGGAAAAGGCTTTGCAGACGTTCGCGGAACCCTGTTTTTTGAGTTTGCGCGTTGCGTCGATGAAGTGCGACCCAAAATCGCGATCGCCGAAAATGTGCGCGGTCTACTCAAGCACGATTCCGGTAGAACTTTGACGACGATGTTGGAAATTTTAGAGGACTTAGGTTATCGCGTTGACTATAAATTACTCCGCGCCCAATTTTTAGACGTTCCTCAAAAACGCGAACGTTTATTTCTGATTGGCGTTAGAAAAGATTATCCAATACAGCCTATTTTTCCTCAAGAAAAAGACTATACGATCTCTGTAAGAGCGGCGTTAAAAGATTGTCCGCCATCGGTGGGAACGACTTATCCCGAACACAAGAAAAAAGTTCTCGAACTCGTTCCCCCAGGGGGATATTGGCGAGATTTACCCCTGGAAGTCCAAAAAGCTTACATGCAAAAAAGCTTCGATCTCGGTGGCGGAAAAACGGGAATGGCGCGGCGATTGTCTTGGGAAGAACCCTCGCTCACTTTAACGTGTAGTCCGGCGCAAAAACAAACCGAACGCTGTCATCCCCAAGAAACGAGACCGCTCAATATTCGCGAATATGCGAGGATTCAAACCTTTCCCGATGACTGGCAATTTGTCGGTTCGATCGCCTCTCAATATCGACAAATTGGCAATGCGGTTCCGGTTAATTTAGCTTACCATATCGGTTGCTGCGCGATCGCTATTTTAGAAGGCAAAATAGATCGAATAGATCGGAGAGATCGAAATTGTAGGGAGGCGATCGCCTCAGACGCAATAAGTAATCAGTAG